The following coding sequences are from one Phoenix dactylifera cultivar Barhee BC4 unplaced genomic scaffold, palm_55x_up_171113_PBpolish2nd_filt_p 000194F, whole genome shotgun sequence window:
- the LOC103718456 gene encoding PLASMODESMATA CALLOSE-BINDING PROTEIN 3-like produces the protein MGARAVGLLVLLGAMMVIGRREVVVVEAATWCIARSGASEKTLQTALDYACGAGADCLPIQASGLCYLPNTLPAHASYAFDSYYQRSKAAPGSCDFAGAATVTITDPSYGSCTFPSSQSTAGGSAANTPSTNTPTNTSMNAPPLPGIGGLSPPGLGTSVPNYDSSGASPLLSLLLSTCICFLLLLHWIT, from the exons atgGGAGCACGGGCGGTGGGGCTACTGGTGCTGTTGGGTGCTATGATGGTAATAGGAAGAAGGGAAGTGGTCGTAGTGGAAGCGGCGACGTGGTGCATCGCGCGGAGCGGGGCGAGCGAGAAGACGTTGCAGACGGCGTTGGACTACGCGTGCGGGGCAGGGGCGGACTGCTTGCCCATCCAGGCGAGCGGGCTCTGCTACCTGCCAAACACCCTGCCAGCCCACGCCTCCTACGCCTTCGACTCCTACTACCAGCGCTCCAAGGCCGCCCCCGGCTCCTGCGACTTCGCCGGCGCCGCCACCGTCACCATCACCGACCCTA GTTATGGATCTTGTACTTTCCCTTCGTCACAAAG CACTGCAGGAGGATCAGCAGCCAATACTCCCAGCACAAATACTCCTACAAACACATCGATGAATGCTCCTCCACTGCCAGGTATCGGTGGGCTGAGTCCTCCAGGGCTCGGCACGTCAGTCCCTAACTATGATAGCTCTGGGGCTTCTCCTCTGCTTTCCCTCCTGCTATCAACTTGCATCTGCTTCCTGCTGCTGCTCCATTGGATAACCTAG